Genomic segment of Truepera radiovictrix DSM 17093:
TTGACCTCTGCAAAGTGCGGCGGCATGAGCTCGAGCACCGCGTGGTTGAGCGCGCGCTCCTCGAGCTGCGCTTTGGTCAGCGGGTAGCTTTGCAGCGCCTCCTTGATGGCGGCCTGCTCATGAGGCGCCAGCGGTCGGTAGTCCAGGTAGGGTGCATATCCGGCGCTCCGGGTAGACCCATCCGCAGCGATCTCGACGAAGTGCAGCTGCCGCGAGACGATCACCTCGCGTCCGCTGCGGTCGCGGCGCGCGTCTTGGATGGTGTGCTCGAGGTAGAAAAGCGCACGCACCTCGGTGCCGGGGTCGTTCTCATCCACCAGCACCGCCCCTTGCGTGAGCAGCGGTTTGTAGCGCTCGAGGATCAGGTCGGTGACCGCGGCCAGCAGCGGGTGACCCGGCGCCAAAAACTCCGCCGAGGCCCGCCCGCGCACGTTGATCAGTCCCTTGTCGAAGGTCACACGCTCGTACCGCTCCAACACGGGCGTGCGCAAGCCGATCTGCCGGTCCCGGTTGCGGACGGCGGTGGGCACGTGGGTGATCTCGAAGCGGCCCGGCTCGCGCTCGTAGATGCTGCCGCCGAGCTGTTTAAAGGCCGTCAAGAAAAACCCGGCGACGAAGTGCGGCTGCAGCCGCCGCGCCTCGGCGCGCTCCATCGCCTCGCGGATGCGCTGCACCCGGCTCACGTCCATCGTGTCGTGGGCCAGGGCGTGGTCGCTCAGCAGGTCCTGCAGGTGAGCGCGGTCGAGGGCTGCGTCCAACACCTGATCGAGGCGCGCGCGCACCTCGGGGCGGTCGCCGTAGCGGACGGCCTCGAGCAGCAGGTCGCGCAGCGGTTTGTTCTCAAAAGTCAGCTTGCCGAGCACGTCGAAGACGCTACCCCCGAGGGCTTCGCGTTCGCGCTCGAGCTTGTCGAAGAGCCTCTTGAACACGTCCCCCTCGCGGGTTTCTTGGGCCACGAGGTTCCAGAGGTGGCAGACCTCCGTCTGCCCGATGCGGTGGATGCGGCCGAAACGTTGCTCCAGGCGGTTGGGGTTCCACGGCAGGTCATAGTTGACCATCAGGTGCGCGCGCTGCAGATTGATCCCCTCACCCGCCGCGTCGGTGGCTAAAAGCACCAGCACGTCCTTGTTCTGGGTAAAGGTGGCCTGAACCTTGCCCCGCTCCTCGCGCCCCGTCCCACCGTGAATCGCTACGACCGCTTCAGGGCGGCCCAGCAAGCGGGTGACGCGTTCCTGCAGGTAAAGAAGCGTGTCGCGGTGTTCGGTGAAGATGACGAGCTTGCGCCTGCTCCCCTCCGGGCTGAGCATCTCGCTGCTTTCCTGCAGCAGCCGGGAGAGCTCCTCCCACTTGCGGTCGGTCCCGCTTTGCTTGACCCGCGCGGCGAGCGCCTCCAGCCGTTTGAGAATGGCGATCTCCGCCTCCAACTCGGAGATGGTGCGGGCCGCCGACGCCTGATCGACCACCCAGTCGGCTAACTCTTCGGCCTCGGTCCCCGGAACGTCCTCGAGGTCGTCGAGGTCGGGCAGGGGGACGTCTAAACTAGGTTCCAAGGGGGCCCCGCGTCTTAGCAGCTTCTCCTCCCGCAGCCGCGTTTCGAGCCGCGTTCGGCGGCGCACGAGGCTCTGATAGATGGCCTCAGGGCTCGAGGCGAGGCGCCGCTGCAAGATGGTGAGCGCAAAGCCGACCGTACCCTTGCGCCCGCCCTCCTCCAACGCGTCGGCGCGGTTAAACTCCTCGCGCACGTAGTTCGTGACCGCGGCGTAGAGCTCGGCCTCGAGGTCGCTCAGCGTGTAGGGCACGGTGTACGCCCGCCGCTCCGGGAAGAGCGGTTTGCCGTCAAAGGTGACGAGCTGCTCTTTGACAAGCCGCCGCATGAGGTCCGCGGTGTCCACCTGATGCACCCCGTCGCGGAACCGGCCCTCGAACCGGTCGCCGTTTAGAAGCGCCATGAAGAGCTGAAAGTCCGCCTCCTTACCGTTATGCGGGGTGGCGGTCATCAGGCAGAAGTGGCGCGTGAGCTTCGAAAGGAGCTGCCCCAACTTGTAGCGTTTGGTGTACTTGACCTCGCCGCCAAAGAACGTGGCTGACAGCTTGTGCGCCTCGTCGCAGACGATGAGGTCCCAGTCGGTCAGCTCGAGCTTGGCCTGGAGGTCGTCGCTGCGCGCGAGCTTGTCCAGCCGGGCGATCACCAAAGGCTCCTCGGCCAACCAGTTACCGGTGCGGGCGGCTTCCAAGCGGTCGCTTGTCATGATCTCGAAGGGGAGCCCGAAGCGCCCGTAAAGCTCATCTTGCCACTGCTCGACCAGGCTGCCGGGGCAGACGATGAGGCAGCGGCTCAGGTCGCCGCGCGCGAGCAGCTCCTTGATGAGGAGCCCCGCCATGATGGTCTTGCCTGCACCGGGGTCGTCCGCCAGGAGAAAGCGCAGCGGCTGCTTGGGGAGCATCGCCTCGTACACGGCGGTGATCTGGTGCGGGAGCGGCTCCACCAAGGAGGTGTGCACGGCCAAGTGCGGGTCGAACAGGTGAGCTAGCCGGATACGGTGCGCTTCCGAGACGAGTCGCAGCAGCTGACCGTCGGCCTCTGGGTTCCAGGAGGCGTCTATTTGAGCCAGCTCGAGCGTCGCCTCCCGGCTGCGGTAGAGCATCTCGCTGCCGGTATGGCCGCTTCGCGTCTTGTAGGTGAGTTCGACGGCGGCTGAGCCGTACCACTGGGTTGCTAAAACTGTAACGGTCTCGCCGGGAACGATCCCTCGGACCTCGGTGCCAACGCTTAAATCTTCAAGACGCACGGGCAAAGCTCTCCATTTCCCTCTTCCTGACGCCTCCTAAGCACGTCGCTTCAGCCGTGGGGTCCAAGTGCTCAGGGTTGACCTCAGTCACCTTAAGGCTTCTTCCTCAAGCGTAGCAAAAAGAATTTTACGCCTCTTCGCGGATCCAGAGTCTCGCAGCCAAAGCTTCGTACTCGGTTCGTCTCAAGGCAGCAGCGGTTACGCGCTGGCGTCAGTTGCCCACCTGTGAGCGGGAGCGGAACGCGTCACCAGCCCGCAGTTGCGCGTTGCGCTCGAACCCGCCAACCCTAAAAAAGCACCTCGCTTAGGAGGTGCCATTTTTCTAGAAATTTTATAGAAATGCCGTCTAGAACGTGGTGCCGAGAGCGGGACTTGAACCCGCACGCCCCTAGGGGCAACAGATTTTAAGTCTGCAGCGTCTACCGATTCCGCCATCCCGGCGTGCACGTTAGTATACGCGCCCCCAAAGGGGGCGTCAACGCCGCAGGTTGCGCGCCCTGGCGGCTTCGCAAGCAGGCTAGTAGGCGAGCAGCGTATCGTCGAGGCGTAAGTCGGCGTAGGTGCGTTCGCCGAGCAAAAAGGTGCGGGCGCGCTCCTCGTCGTGGGGCAAGACCACGCTGCGGCTGTCGAGGTGGCTCTCGAGCCGCCCGAGGCCGAAACGGACCCTCAAAAGCTCCAGGACCTCGCCGAGCGCGAGCGTCTGGCGGCTAAAGATCCCTAGCGACAGGCGCTGCGCTGGCTGAAAGGTGTGCAGCGTCAGGTGCGACTCGGGGAGGGCGACGCCCACGGAGAGGCCGTCTCGAGCGCGGTGGGTGAGCGTGAGCGTGGGCGTGCTCCCTAAGCCGAGCGCCTCTAAAAGCTCGCGTGCAACCCCTAGCGCGTGCGCTTCGTCGACGAGCGGGGCCTCTTTCGCCCCGTACCCGTCGACGATGAGGTGGGCGCCGTAAGCTAGCGTGTCCATGGCTCAGGCTACCACAGCCACCCTGGCGCCAAGGGGTGAGGAGGGACCCCCTAGCCCTTGACCCCACCCGCTTGATACTGGCCGGTGAGCGCGTTTTGAAACGAGTAGAAGATGATGAGAATCGGCAAGCTGCCCAAGACGGCGCTCGCGGTGAGCGTCCCCCACTGGGTCGCGAACTGGCCCGAGGTAAAGGCGCGCAGCCCGATGCCGATCGTCCAGCGGTCGTCACCTGTTAGGAGCGTGTTGGCGAGGATGAACTCGCTATAGGTGCCGATAAACTGCAGCAAAAAGATAAAGAGCAGCATCGGCACGCTGATGGGGAGGATGATCCGCCAAAACGCCCCCCAGCGGGTGGCGCCGTCGACCATGGCGGCCTCCTCGAGGCTCGGGCTGATCGACTCTAGGTACCCTTTAAAGATCCACGAGGCGAACGCGATAGCGCCCCCCGAGTAGGCCAGGATAAGCCCGGTAAAGGTGTTCAGCAGCCCGAGGTAGCTCATGAGGTAAAAGATCGCCACGAGCGCCATGAAGCCGGGGAACATCTGCACGAAGATGAACGCGAGCAGCACCCCGTAGCGCCCCTCAAAACGCATGCGGGCAAAGGCGTAACCGGCCGTGGTCGAGATGAGCACCGCGAAGAGCCCCGTGATCCCCGACACCAGGAGCGTGTTGCGGATGTAGAGCACGACCTTGCGGTTGCTCCCCGAAGGGACGCGCTGGCCCTGTTCGTTGATGCTGTAGAACTGGTCGTTGGTGATGCTGATGACGAGCGCGACCGCGCCCAGGATAAGCGCCCAACCGGCGATTTTGGAGGCGCGCTCGAGCGCCCGCCCCTCGAAGCTAAAGCGGCGCGCGAGGTTAAGCGCGATCAGCACGAGGCCCGCGACCAGCAGAAGTCCCAAGAGCACCCACTGAATGGGGAGCAGGTGCGTTTCCGAGAGCACGGTGCGGTACTGAACGAGCGAGAAGTTGTTCGGGTCGGGCAAGATACCCGCGCGGACCAAGAGCCAGCCCTCGCGCGGCGGCGGTTGGTTAAGGTTGTTGACGCGGTTAAACGACACCGCGAGCAGGTTGATCACCGGGTAGAGCGTCAGGATGATGACCACCCAGATAAACAGGTGGGTCACGGCGGTCACGGCGTAGTTGCCGGCTTTGCCGGGTTTGGTCGCGCGGCCGTAGAGGTAGCTGGCGAGCGCGACGCCCCCGGCGATGAGCACGAAGCCGATCAAAAAGCGCAGCCAGCCGTAGGGGATGATGAGGAAGCGGTTGCGGTCGACCTGCGCGAAAGCGTGCGACAGGCACGTGAGCGCGAGCAGCGCGCCCGGAAGGGCGCCCAGACGGCGGGGGTGCAAACGGTTGAGTGAGCAGCTCATGTGTTCGACGTCTCCTTCAAAGCACCGGTGACGCGGAAGTTGATCAGGCTGATCGCGATGGTGATAAAGAAGATGAGGAGCGAGATGGCCGAGCCGAGCCCGTAGGCGTAGCCGCCCTGCGAGCGGAAAGCTTCGTTGTACGCCCACGAGATGAGGATGTCGGTGCCGCGCGCCGTCGAGATACCCCCCTCGTAGGCGGGCCCCCCGTCGGTGAGCAGGTAGATGATGTTAAAGTTGTTGAAGTTAAAGGCGAAGCTCGTCAAGGTGATCGGGACGAGCGCGGTGCGCAGCAAGGGGAGGGTCACGCCGGAAAAGCGCTGCAAGGGCCCCGCGCCGTCGATTTTGGCGGCCTCGTAGAGGTCACCCGGGATCGCGGAGAGCGCGCCCAAGGTCGCCGTCATCATAAAGGGCAGCCCGAGCCAGAGGTTGACGAGCAGCACCGCCGCGCGCGCCGCCCACACCTCGTTGAGCCAGTCGAGGACGGGGAGATCGAGAAGGGCCAGAGCGCGGTTGATGGCGCCGAAGTTCGAGTTCAAAAACCCCTGCCACACCTGAATGGTGACGATGTTGGGGAGCGCCCAGGGGATAATCAGCAGCGTCCGGTAGAGGTTGCGAAACTTCAGGTCGGGGTTGTTCAGCAAGACCGCGATAAAGACGCCAAAGGCCGTGTTGATGAGCACCGTGCTGACCGCGAAGAGGATGTTCCAGACGAACACTGGCCAGAGCGACGAGGTCGCCCGCCGCAAGATCGTCTGGAAGTTCGCCCAACCGACGAAGCCGAAGTCGTTGTAGCGCAGGATGCTGGTCGGCTCTACCCCTTCGGGGAGCGCTTCGTTGAGGGTCACGGTGTTGCCGTCGATGGCGGTGATCTGCCGTTCGAAGACCTCGCTGGCGACCTGCACCTCGATGGTCTCGAGGTTGACCTCGCCGGGGGGGGTGCGGGCCAGGACGAGGGTGTTGCCGACCACTTCGGTCACGGGAAACTGGGCGCGAAAGCCGATGTCGATGAGTTCTAGCGACACCTCAGTGACGCCGACGGCGTCCGAGAGGTCCTCGGCGACGGTGAGGACGTTCTCTTCAAGCGCGACGCCGGTGACCTCGAGGCTCGCTGCCGCCTCGACGCGGGCGCGGATGCCCAAGCAGTTGTTGCGCGCCGCCTGGCAGTTGAGCGAAGCGATGTCGGAGAGCTCGAGGCGTGCCCCCTGGGGGTCGACGGCGACGATATCGGTGCGGCTGCCCGGGTTGAGCTGACCGTTGCGGATGCCCGCGTAGTCGGTGAAAGCGAGCACGACGGTGAGGACCACGGGGAATAGGGTAAAGGTCGCCAAAAAGAGAATAGCGGGCAGAAGGTAGTACCAGGGCATGATCCACGAAAAGCGCTGCGAGATCCACCGGAGCACGGCGATAAGCGCGATCAGCCCGACGATGACGCCGACATAGGGTTCGAGGGTGGGGACGAGCTGGCTGAGCCCCAAAAATCCGAGGGTGCCGATGGCGGCGGCGGCGAAGATCGCCAGGAGCAGGAGCACGAGGGCTTTCCACAGCCGCGCTCCGGTACCGCCCGAACCCTTGGGGAGGTAGTCCGAGGAGGGTCTTGAAAGGTCCATGATTCCCTTTCGACACGTAAACTTTAGGGTCTTAAACTTTAGGGTTTAGAGGTCTAGCAGCCGCTCCGAGGGGGAGGATAAGGGTGTCGACTCGGAGCGTAGGTGCTTGAGTCGGTACTCAAGGGGGGTGAGGTGTAGGTGGTGGCCAACCGGGTTGTGCTGCTGTAGGAGCTTGTGATGGGTGAAAAGGCCAGGGTACCCCCTGGCCTTTGGTGGTCGCGTCGGTCTTGGGTCAGTTCCCCGTGATCTGCGCAACCGCGCGCTCGAGCGCCTGCGCAGCGTTCGTGTTGGGGCCCTCCAAGATGGTCGCGAGCGCGTCGCCCATGGGCGCCCAGACGTTACCCATCTGCGGAATGTTGGGCATGGGCTCGGCGATCGCCAGCGCTTCGGCGAAGCCCGCGATAACAGGGTCGTCGGCGACCTGTTCGGCGGCGCTCTGCGACGAGGGGATGCGGCCGCTGCGCTCGGCCAGAGCGACCTGCGCGGCGGGGCGGGTGAGCCACTTGGCGAAGTTTGCCGCGTCGGCTTTGTTCTGCGAGAACTCGTTCATCAAGACGCCCTGCACGCCCATAAAGCCGCTGAACTCGACGCCGTCTTCGGTCGGCGGTACCGGCATGACGGTAAAGGGGACACCGGCCGCTTCGATGTTGGCGACCGTCCAGGGGCCGTTATACATCATGGCGAGCGAGCCTTCGTTGAAGAGCCCCTCGGCGACGGCGCTGTCGGCGCCGGCGGGGATGAGGCCGCGCTCAAACTGCAGCGCGCGGATCTCCTCGGCGCCGCGAATGGCCCCCTCGTTGGCGAGACCGATGTCGTTGGGGTTGAGGTTACCGTTCTCGTCGCGCCCGAAGACGTACCCGCCGAACGAGTGCAACCAGTTGTAGGCGAAGTAGAAGTTGCGCACATCGAAGATGAAGCCGTAGTTGTCACCTTCGGTGAGCTCTTCGGCGATCTGCAGCATCTCTTCGTAGGTCGCCGGGGGTTCGGGGACGAGGTCGGTGTTGACGATCAGGGCCGGCCCCTCGACGTACATCGGCAGGCCGAAAAGGCGGTTATTCAGCGTAAACGCGAGGCGCGCCTGCTCGCCTAAGTCGGCGAGGTAGTCCTCGGTAGCGAACTGCGACATGTCGGCGAGCACCCCACCCTCGACCATCTCACCGATCTGGTCGTGCGGCACTGGCACCACGAGGTCGGCGGCTTCACCCTGCGGGGCCGAGAGCAGCATCTGCTGCTTGATCTCGTCCAAGACGACCGTCGTGATGGTCACGGGGACGCCGAAGGCGGCCTCGAAAGCAGCGGCTTCGCTCTGAAGCCACTCGAGGTCGCTGTCGCCGAAGTGCGACCAGACGGTGATGCCCTGGCCCTGAGCGAGCGCGCCGCCAAGACCTACCATGAGACCGAGAGAGAGAAGAAGCTTTTTCACCCAGAAACTCCTTTCGGGTCGTGCGCCCCCAGCGCACGTACCGTGCAACCCCGCCTAGGACCGCCCCGCCAGCGGGCAACCTAGGCTTATCACTATGGTTTGCACAGGTAGTTTACTGTGGCTTTAGAAGCGTGTCTAGTGAGTCGCGCCACTGCGCCCTTTACCCAAACCCCGTCTGCGCGGGGGGCGCTGCGAGGCGTGGCCGCTCTGCACTGAAGGGGGGCGTCAGCCATAAACCGAGCTCTCCAACCGAGCGGCGGCCGGAGTGGGGCGGGGCAGGCTCTCGGGTGCTGATTCCGCCACCCCTCACTGCCACCCCGTCCGCCGTATTAGCATCATGCCGCTCGCCGCGTACCGCCCGGGCCTAACGCGCCTCGATCAGCTCGACCGCCCACGTCTCCTGGCACCGCGCGCACCGTTTGGTCATCCTAAAGCGCCGCTGCACGAGCGCAAAACGCTCGTGGTCGTGGAAAGTGACGCCGATGGGCTCTTTTGAGAGGACCTGCACCTGCGCGCTTTTACAGCGCGGGTAGCGCGCTTTGGGCCGCATCAGCCAGGGGAGCAGCAAAGCCGCGAGGCCGCCCGCGAGGACCAGCAGCCAGGCGAGCAGGTCGGGCATCTAGCCCTGAGCCCCAAGGCGCGCCACGACCTTGTCGGCGAGCTTGGCGAGCGCTGCCACCGCCAGCTCGAGGTGCTCCTCTTGGGTGTCCTCGATCTTGTTGTGCGAGATCCCGTGAAGGCTCTGCACGAACATCATGACCGTCGGGACGCCCGCCCGCGCGACCTCGGCGGCGTCGTGCAAGGGGCCACTCGGCAGCCGGTGCGAGGTGCCGCAGACCTCGCGGATGGCCTCGTCGCAGAGGTCGATGAGCGCGCCGTCGAACAAGATGGGGTCGATGCGCCAGAGCCGGTCCCAGTTGACCGTCACCCGACCCTCCGCGGCGAAGCGCTCGCTGGCCCCCTTGGCGTCGGCGAGCATCATGGCGAGCGCGTCCGCGTCGAGGTGGCGCTGGTCCAAGGTGATGCGGCACTCCTCGACCACGCTCGTGACGATGCCCGGCTTTGTCGTGCAGCTGCCGATCGTGCAGACCCCGCCCCGCCGCGCGGCGATAGCGTAGCTTTCGGGGCTCATCTTGGCGGCGGCCAAAAAGGCGTCTTTGCGCCGCTCCATCGGGGTCGAGCCGGAGTGAGCGGCTTGGCCGTGAAAGGTGACCGCGTGGCGCTCGACGCCGAAGGTGCCTAAAACCGCGCCGAGCGGTTTGTCGAGGTCGAGCAGCACGGGGCCCTGCTCGATGTGCAGCTCGAGGTAAGCCGCCGCGTTCTGGAGTTCGGTCCCAGCCTCGTGCATCCGGTCTAGCTCCACGCCGCAGCGCCGCAGCGCGTCCGGCAGCGCCACGCCGTCCTTGTCGGTGCGGCCGCGTTCGTCATCCGGGTTGAGGGTGCCGCAGCAGGCCGACGAGCCGAGCAAGCTGCGCCCGAAGCGCGCGCCCTCCTCGTCCGCCCAATCGACCAAACGCACGGTCACGGGGGGGCGGCCGCCGTAGGTGTCGCAAAGGTGCCGCAGGACCTCGAGCCCGGCGAGCACGTTCAAGCACCCGTCCAGCCAGCCGCCATTGGGCACCGAGTCCAGGTGCCCACCGATGAGGAGCGCGCGCTCCGAGGCGCCCTCTAAGGTGGACCAGACGTTGCCCGCCGCGTCCATGTGGGTCTCTACGGGCAGGTCGTCCAGCTTCGTGCGGAGCCACGCCCGCGCCTCGAGCCACGTGTCCGTCCAAGCGACGCGCTGCGCGCCCGCTTCGTTGCCGGTCAGCGCGCGCAGCTCTTTAAGTTCCGCCACCGTTCGTTGGGGTTGGAGCGCCATAGACGATTCTAAGCGAAACGTCGTGCGGGTAACACCCCATGCCGAAAAGGGGCAGGGCGCGAGCAGCCCGAACGGGTAAAGCCAAAAGAGCGCCCCCGCAAGGGGGCGCTCGTGGCGGGGGCGGGTCGGGGCTTAGGAGCCCACTTCGCCGCAGGCGACGACCGCGCCGCCCGGCGCCTCGAAGATGCGGAGCGCGTGGTCGCCCCCCGTGATGGTCTCGAAGGGGAGACCTACGACCGTCGTACCGAAACCGGTGCTGCCGGAAACGTCGCTCAGGTCGGCGAGCGCCTCGCCGGGGGCGTCGCAGCTGCCGGCGACCAGCTGCGCGGGGTAGGTCGCGTCCGCGGCGGTGCCGATGAGCGACACCGTCAGGACGCTGCGCGCCTCGTCGCCGTAAGCCGCGACCAGCACGGAGCCCGTTACGCCGCTCCCTTCAACTTCGTCCAAAAGGTAGCGGGCGCGCGCTTCGGCGGTGCTGACGTAGAGCGCGTCGTCCGCGTCCACCTCCGCTGCGACCTCCTCCGGCGGCGTAAGCACCGTGTCGATGGCGAAGACGACGCCGTTAGAGGCCTCGAGGTTGACCGCTGTCACGGTCGCCGTACCGACGCCCTGCTGGGTAATGGGCAGCTCGCTCCCCTGGAGGGTGTCGAACGCGCGCATCTCCGGGCCGATGTCGGCGGTGGTGTAGCGCCCCGGCACCACGTGGTAGGTGAGCACGTTGCGGAGCGCTTCGCGGTCGGCCAAGAGGGCGTCGAGCTCGTCGTCCGAAAGGGCGGCGAAGGCGCTGTTGGTGGGGGCGAAGAGGGTAAAGGGGCCCTCGCCCCGCAGCTCTTGGGTCAGGCCGGCGACCTCGAGCGCGCTCAGCAGGGTGCTAAAGTCGGGGTTTTCGGCGGCGACGCCAATCACCGTCGTGTCTGCTTGCGCCCAGGCTGCGGGCAGTAGCGCCAGCAGGATGAGCGGGGGGAAGAGCCGTC
This window contains:
- a CDS encoding S-adenosylmethionine decarboxylase, whose amino-acid sequence is MDTLAYGAHLIVDGYGAKEAPLVDEAHALGVARELLEALGLGSTPTLTLTHRARDGLSVGVALPESHLTLHTFQPAQRLSLGIFSRQTLALGEVLELLRVRFGLGRLESHLDSRSVVLPHDEERARTFLLGERTYADLRLDDTLLAY
- a CDS encoding carbohydrate ABC transporter permease; this encodes MDLSRPSSDYLPKGSGGTGARLWKALVLLLLAIFAAAAIGTLGFLGLSQLVPTLEPYVGVIVGLIALIAVLRWISQRFSWIMPWYYLLPAILFLATFTLFPVVLTVVLAFTDYAGIRNGQLNPGSRTDIVAVDPQGARLELSDIASLNCQAARNNCLGIRARVEAAASLEVTGVALEENVLTVAEDLSDAVGVTEVSLELIDIGFRAQFPVTEVVGNTLVLARTPPGEVNLETIEVQVASEVFERQITAIDGNTVTLNEALPEGVEPTSILRYNDFGFVGWANFQTILRRATSSLWPVFVWNILFAVSTVLINTAFGVFIAVLLNNPDLKFRNLYRTLLIIPWALPNIVTIQVWQGFLNSNFGAINRALALLDLPVLDWLNEVWAARAAVLLVNLWLGLPFMMTATLGALSAIPGDLYEAAKIDGAGPLQRFSGVTLPLLRTALVPITLTSFAFNFNNFNIIYLLTDGGPAYEGGISTARGTDILISWAYNEAFRSQGGYAYGLGSAISLLIFFITIAISLINFRVTGALKETSNT
- a CDS encoding sugar ABC transporter substrate-binding protein; this translates as MKKLLLSLGLMVGLGGALAQGQGITVWSHFGDSDLEWLQSEAAAFEAAFGVPVTITTVVLDEIKQQMLLSAPQGEAADLVVPVPHDQIGEMVEGGVLADMSQFATEDYLADLGEQARLAFTLNNRLFGLPMYVEGPALIVNTDLVPEPPATYEEMLQIAEELTEGDNYGFIFDVRNFYFAYNWLHSFGGYVFGRDENGNLNPNDIGLANEGAIRGAEEIRALQFERGLIPAGADSAVAEGLFNEGSLAMMYNGPWTVANIEAAGVPFTVMPVPPTEDGVEFSGFMGVQGVLMNEFSQNKADAANFAKWLTRPAAQVALAERSGRIPSSQSAAEQVADDPVIAGFAEALAIAEPMPNIPQMGNVWAPMGDALATILEGPNTNAAQALERAVAQITGN
- a CDS encoding Zn-dependent hydrolase; amino-acid sequence: MALQPQRTVAELKELRALTGNEAGAQRVAWTDTWLEARAWLRTKLDDLPVETHMDAAGNVWSTLEGASERALLIGGHLDSVPNGGWLDGCLNVLAGLEVLRHLCDTYGGRPPVTVRLVDWADEEGARFGRSLLGSSACCGTLNPDDERGRTDKDGVALPDALRRCGVELDRMHEAGTELQNAAAYLELHIEQGPVLLDLDKPLGAVLGTFGVERHAVTFHGQAAHSGSTPMERRKDAFLAAAKMSPESYAIAARRGGVCTIGSCTTKPGIVTSVVEECRITLDQRHLDADALAMMLADAKGASERFAAEGRVTVNWDRLWRIDPILFDGALIDLCDEAIREVCGTSHRLPSGPLHDAAEVARAGVPTVMMFVQSLHGISHNKIEDTQEEHLELAVAALAKLADKVVARLGAQG
- a CDS encoding sugar ABC transporter permease, whose product is MSCSLNRLHPRRLGALPGALLALTCLSHAFAQVDRNRFLIIPYGWLRFLIGFVLIAGGVALASYLYGRATKPGKAGNYAVTAVTHLFIWVVIILTLYPVINLLAVSFNRVNNLNQPPPREGWLLVRAGILPDPNNFSLVQYRTVLSETHLLPIQWVLLGLLLVAGLVLIALNLARRFSFEGRALERASKIAGWALILGAVALVISITNDQFYSINEQGQRVPSGSNRKVVLYIRNTLLVSGITGLFAVLISTTAGYAFARMRFEGRYGVLLAFIFVQMFPGFMALVAIFYLMSYLGLLNTFTGLILAYSGGAIAFASWIFKGYLESISPSLEEAAMVDGATRWGAFWRIILPISVPMLLFIFLLQFIGTYSEFILANTLLTGDDRWTIGIGLRAFTSGQFATQWGTLTASAVLGSLPILIIFYSFQNALTGQYQAGGVKG
- a CDS encoding protein NO VEIN domain-containing protein; this translates as MRLEDLSVGTEVRGIVPGETVTVLATQWYGSAAVELTYKTRSGHTGSEMLYRSREATLELAQIDASWNPEADGQLLRLVSEAHRIRLAHLFDPHLAVHTSLVEPLPHQITAVYEAMLPKQPLRFLLADDPGAGKTIMAGLLIKELLARGDLSRCLIVCPGSLVEQWQDELYGRFGLPFEIMTSDRLEAARTGNWLAEEPLVIARLDKLARSDDLQAKLELTDWDLIVCDEAHKLSATFFGGEVKYTKRYKLGQLLSKLTRHFCLMTATPHNGKEADFQLFMALLNGDRFEGRFRDGVHQVDTADLMRRLVKEQLVTFDGKPLFPERRAYTVPYTLSDLEAELYAAVTNYVREEFNRADALEEGGRKGTVGFALTILQRRLASSPEAIYQSLVRRRTRLETRLREEKLLRRGAPLEPSLDVPLPDLDDLEDVPGTEAEELADWVVDQASAARTISELEAEIAILKRLEALAARVKQSGTDRKWEELSRLLQESSEMLSPEGSRRKLVIFTEHRDTLLYLQERVTRLLGRPEAVVAIHGGTGREERGKVQATFTQNKDVLVLLATDAAGEGINLQRAHLMVNYDLPWNPNRLEQRFGRIHRIGQTEVCHLWNLVAQETREGDVFKRLFDKLEREREALGGSVFDVLGKLTFENKPLRDLLLEAVRYGDRPEVRARLDQVLDAALDRAHLQDLLSDHALAHDTMDVSRVQRIREAMERAEARRLQPHFVAGFFLTAFKQLGGSIYEREPGRFEITHVPTAVRNRDRQIGLRTPVLERYERVTFDKGLINVRGRASAEFLAPGHPLLAAVTDLILERYKPLLTQGAVLVDENDPGTEVRALFYLEHTIQDARRDRSGREVIVSRQLHFVEIAADGSTRSAGYAPYLDYRPLAPHEQAAIKEALQSYPLTKAQLEERALNHAVLELMPPHFAEVKKRKEALIAKTRAAVRDRLTKEIAYWDHRANELYLQEQAGKQPRMNPQLARRRADDLQGRLDRRMRELDEEAQLSQKPPVIVGSVLVVPAGLLLPEDAVQDAVAARETARVERLAMDAVMAAERALGFEPRDVGAQKLGYDIESRDPKSGTLRFIEVKGRVKGTETVTVTKNEILTALNKPESFILALVEVDGDSATPRYVRTPFVREPDFGAASVNYTLRELLAGASVPA
- a CDS encoding fasciclin domain-containing protein; protein product: MHPTRNPPVRLALPRRLFPPLILLALLPAAWAQADTTVIGVAAENPDFSTLLSALEVAGLTQELRGEGPFTLFAPTNSAFAALSDDELDALLADREALRNVLTYHVVPGRYTTADIGPEMRAFDTLQGSELPITQQGVGTATVTAVNLEASNGVVFAIDTVLTPPEEVAAEVDADDALYVSTAEARARYLLDEVEGSGVTGSVLVAAYGDEARSVLTVSLIGTAADATYPAQLVAGSCDAPGEALADLSDVSGSTGFGTTVVGLPFETITGGDHALRIFEAPGGAVVACGEVGS